The Sporosarcina luteola DNA window CCCTCGAGCAGCCAATGCAGCACTTCAAGTTCACGGTCTTCCGTGATGAATGTAATTCGTTCTTGGACAAGTTGGATCTTGCGCTCATACTCGTACACCTTTTTCAACCGTCTTTCCCTCCTGTTGAATTCCCGGTAGATGGGATCGGCAGGACGGCCAGTTCCTTTCGGCATTGCCGCTTCGACACCGTACCGTGCAGTCATCCCTTCTCCAACTTCATTCATTCCCTCGCGAATGACTTTCACACTGTTGATCATCCAATGATAATCCTTCACTAATTGTTCCATTTCCTCCTTCATCATGACAATCACCCCTTGTTTTGGTTTCACAAATGAAACCTTGTAGCCACACTTTATCATGCTGATGTTTCATTTACAACTACTTAGTTGTCACAAGAGAAACTTTGGTATATAATAACTATAACGAACAGGGGGTTTCATGATGTATTC harbors:
- a CDS encoding helix-turn-helix transcriptional regulator: MMKEEMEQLVKDYHWMINSVKVIREGMNEVGEGMTARYGVEAAMPKGTGRPADPIYREFNRRERRLKKVYEYERKIQLVQERITFITEDRELEVLHWLLEGKSLRWIGRHMQISDRQIGRIKDAVIYKMSQMPHVPQMS